A single genomic interval of Schistocerca americana isolate TAMUIC-IGC-003095 chromosome 2, iqSchAmer2.1, whole genome shotgun sequence harbors:
- the LOC124595499 gene encoding cuticle protein 21-like — MAFKLFIFAAIVAVARAGYLGAPAVVAPGAPLAARAYAAPAYAAPAYAAYAAPAYAAPIARAYAPALRAAPVAVAPAVRAAPVAVAAPAAVAAEYDPNPQYSYAYDVQDALTGDSKTQHETRNGDVVQGSYSLVEPDGSIRTVDYTADPVNGFNAVVHKEAGAHPAPVVAKVAAPVAYAAPAIAKVAAPVAYAAPAYGKAFLG; from the coding sequence CTTTTCATCTTTGCCGCCATAGTGGCCGTGGCGCGCGCCGGCTACCTGGGCGCCCCCGCCGTCGTCGCCCCCGGCGCTCCCCTGGCCGCCCGTGCCTATGCCGCCCCCGCTTACGCCGCCCCCGCCTACGCCGCGTACGCCGCCCCCGCCTACGCCGCCCCCATCGCTAGGGCTTACGCCCCTGCCCTGCGCGCCGCCCCTGTGGCCGTCGCCCCCGCCGTGAGAGCCGCCCCCGTCGCAGTCGCTGCCCCCGCCGCCGTGGCCGCCGAGTACGACCCCAACCCCCAGTACAGCTACGCCTACGACGTGCAGGACGCTCTGACCGGCGACTCCAAGACCCAGCACGAGACCCGCAACGGTGACGTCGTCCAGGGCAGCTACAGCCTTGTGGAGCCCGACGGTTCCATCCGCACCGTCGACTACACCGCCGACCCCGTGAACGGCTTCAACGCCGTCGTGCACAAGGAGGCCGGCGCCCACCCCGCCCCCGTCGTCGCCAAGGTCGCCGCCCCCGTCGCCTACGCCGCGCCCGCCATCGCTAAGGTGGCCGCCCCCGTCGCATACGCCGCCCCCGCCTACGGAAAGGCCTTCCTGGGTTAA